Sequence from the Syntrophorhabdaceae bacterium genome:
ACGGGAAGATAGAGACGTTCAGGACATTCCTCGAAAAACTTTTCGGGCTTATGAGAGCAAGCCCATACAATTTTATCAGGAAGGGGGATTTTTCTAAAGCCCGGGGCCTTTATTACAGGTTCCAGAAAGACAAAGACATCGTCCTCCTGCTTCGGACCTTGCAGAGGATCATCAATGAGTTCGGTGGTATCGGTCCTATGCTGCAAAACTATTACCATGGCGATATCAGGGAAGCGCTCTGGGCGATGAGGAGGCATCTTTTCCGGGACAGCAACGAGCTTACATTCTTTTTCCCTAAACCGTCCCCCACGAATCCCCTGAAACGCTGGAGCCTCTATCTCCGGTGGATGGTAAGAAAAGACGCGATCGATATCGGGATATGGGACTTTATCGACAGGCGCGGCCTCATTATGCCCCTCGACACCCATATCTTCAAAATAGGCAGGTGCCAGGGGTGGACCGCCGCAAGGACACATTCTCACAAGGCAGCCCGCGAGATCACGGAGGCATTAAAGATATTCTCGCCCGACGACCCTTTGAAGTACGATCTTTTCCTCTGCCACACAATCGGCATCGGCGCGGGATGCACCGGCAAAAGAACATCTGCCTGTAAAGACAGATGCCTGCTTTACGAGATCACAAGGGCAGTCGATAGTCGATAGTATATCGTATATAGTGGACTGCAAAGGCAGCCTCCAATGCCTTTTGCGGTCTACGATATATGATTTCTATGAATCGCATTTCTCGCCGAACGCATCACGCCGAACGTTCTCTTGGGAACCTCGATATACGATATGCTGAGTCTCCTCGCCTCATTTGCTTTGGCGGCCTGTTTTGTTGTAGATTAGGGCACATGATCGTGAGGATTTACAAATGAAATTTAAGATCATCAGCCTCGGCTGCCCTAAAAATCTTGTTGAATCAGAATATATAAGCCACAGGCTGGAGGAAGAGGGTCATATCCTCTCCGATGACTGCGACACCGTTATAATAAATACCTGCGCCTTTATCGCTGACGCTGCAAAAGAATCGGTGGAGACTATCCTTGAAGAGGCGGGGCGAGGAAACAGAAAGGTGATCGTGACCGGTTGTCTTGTCGAGCGGTATGGGGAGAAGTTGAAGGAGCTTCTGCCTGAGGTTGACCTCTTCATTGGACGTAACTGGTATGACGCGATTGACATGCTTGCCGACAGAAAAGGTTTCTTTATCAGGGAAGGCTCGTTCGCGGAGACATTTCCGAGGAAGGTACTGACAAATAAACCCACGGCCTATCTCAAGATCCAGGAAGGCTGCGACAACCGGTGCAGCTATTGCACTGTCCCTGCTATCCGGGGAGGCCTCAGAAGTAGAACCATAGAGGACATTAAAGGGGAATTCGAGTGGCTCGTAGACAATGGTTACCGGGAGATAAACATCATAGGCCAGGATATCACCTCTTACGGAAAGCACGGTGGGACCGACCTGAAACAATTACTTCAAAATCTCCTCGTGATTGAAGGCGATTATTTCATGCGGCTTCTCTACATGCACCCGAAAGGGATCGGCGATGAGCTGATAGATTTGATCGCACGCTCTGATAGGATAATCCCTTACATGGATATCCCGATCCAGCATTCTGAGGACAGGATCCTCAAGCTCATGGGGAGGGGCTATGGGAAAGACGATCTCGATGCATTGTTTGTAAAGATTCGAAAAGAGATACCCGATGTTGTGCTGCGGACAACGGTGATTGTCGGTTTCCCCGGCGAGACCGGGGACGAGTTTGAGAATCTCATGGACTTTGTCAGACGACAGGAGTTCGATATGCTCGGGGCCTTCATGTATTCCAGGGAAGAGGGCACGGCTGCGTATCGCCTCCGGGGACACATCAAGAAGGGCATAAAACAATCCCGCTACAACGCTGTCATGGAACTGCAGAAAACGATATCGCAAAAGCGCTTAAAGAGGCTTGAAGGAAAAACCATGAAGGTGATCGTTGAAGGTAAAGAAGAGGCTTCAATGGCTGGACGACTCATCACCCAGGCACCGGATATAGACGGCATCGCCTTTATCAGGGGCGACTGTGCCATCGGCGAGATACTGGACGGGAAAATAGTGAAAACCCTCGATTATGATGTTATAGTAGAAATATAAAATGCAGCAGAGAGCAGGGAGCTAATCGCGTTTACGCGTATACGCATGAGCGCGTCCACGTTTTATGAGCCATGAGCTTAATACAGGAGTGAAAGATGGAGCCGATCAATGAGTTGATCCATATCAGACAGGAGAAAGAAAAGGCCTTGCGTGATCTTGGTATTGAAACGTATCCTCAGGACAGAGGTCCCTATACGACCACGGAGGAAGTAGAGAAACGATTCGGGACCGCTTCGCACGATGCGCTGGAAGGAAGCGAAGAACGTGTTTCTGTTGCAGGGAGGATCATGGCATTCAGGGATTTTGGCAAGAGCGCCTTTCTCCATATCCAGGACAGAAAAGGCAAGGTCCAGGTCTATGTGAGGAAGGACGCCCTCAGGAGCCCCGGTTACGATGTGTTCAAGCGGTTCGATATCTGTGACATTGTAGGTGTTCACGGCAAGGTCTTTAAGACAAAGACCGGCGAATTGACGATCCTCGCAGAAGACATGAAGCTGCTCACCAAGTCACTCAGACCGCTTCCTGAAAAATGGCACGGGCTAAAGGATGTCGAAGAACGGTACAGGAAGAGATACCTCGACCTCATCGTCAATGAAAAGGTCAGGGAGGTTTTTACAAAGAGGGCAAAGATCATTGAATACATCAGGCGATATTTTATAGCAAGAGACTTCATCGAGGTCGAGACGCCAATGATGCACGTGA
This genomic interval carries:
- a CDS encoding TIGR02757 family protein, producing the protein MAGFLASQFAYGKIETFRTFLEKLFGLMRASPYNFIRKGDFSKARGLYYRFQKDKDIVLLLRTLQRIINEFGGIGPMLQNYYHGDIREALWAMRRHLFRDSNELTFFFPKPSPTNPLKRWSLYLRWMVRKDAIDIGIWDFIDRRGLIMPLDTHIFKIGRCQGWTAARTHSHKAAREITEALKIFSPDDPLKYDLFLCHTIGIGAGCTGKRTSACKDRCLLYEITRAVDSR
- the rimO gene encoding 30S ribosomal protein S12 methylthiotransferase RimO yields the protein MKFKIISLGCPKNLVESEYISHRLEEEGHILSDDCDTVIINTCAFIADAAKESVETILEEAGRGNRKVIVTGCLVERYGEKLKELLPEVDLFIGRNWYDAIDMLADRKGFFIREGSFAETFPRKVLTNKPTAYLKIQEGCDNRCSYCTVPAIRGGLRSRTIEDIKGEFEWLVDNGYREINIIGQDITSYGKHGGTDLKQLLQNLLVIEGDYFMRLLYMHPKGIGDELIDLIARSDRIIPYMDIPIQHSEDRILKLMGRGYGKDDLDALFVKIRKEIPDVVLRTTVIVGFPGETGDEFENLMDFVRRQEFDMLGAFMYSREEGTAAYRLRGHIKKGIKQSRYNAVMELQKTISQKRLKRLEGKTMKVIVEGKEEASMAGRLITQAPDIDGIAFIRGDCAIGEILDGKIVKTLDYDVIVEI